The proteins below come from a single Vanessa cardui chromosome 7, ilVanCard2.1, whole genome shotgun sequence genomic window:
- the LOC124530993 gene encoding DNA excision repair protein ERCC-5 isoform X3, with amino-acid sequence MPLKEKYDLLVELKETRKMNSWGKLHTLPKKSDNFSNFQLERLLKRRKLQECLEETEKEMGDGCMSLNELESLLNEEGIDTKIESLPSRRIASNNTTRYLFISNVQQALADAKQREIDAIKQKETSEPGGSAHTTQLDTNKPGSSSETQEIKSPKHDELEDDLQKAIKMSMECMDESETSVCASKTDESWTSFLSDSDYSDDECDGFGQPDMSSAKAYIKQYSDFTYKVIDNLVAPKQKLKNSSKENNINKIIEELEQEKTIIEDNITLMSSDEGDETDNKVKNSEHLKLETTILENIKEVESSSNNEIPSNLTNTENFQIEDKEMNDTQTSVILVENSENQVISLEDSLDDVSDTNEFKFPLEKDDHELSSSSEDEFEEVSDNDQKPNKPTIELTLNMGEKLENDIFADIFDKENDSVLNDANIAKISELDETKNISNECTNKKNDEKLKTIQVNNVPAHPIEPVPHEKNKEDKKTTSIIEKSDSYAAVINKTTVDKNDNKTTISETIISDSIKKPTAPMKEKISTEKLNSMVTEIENEEEELLQEKGRLDRIGRNITAEITKDAQELLQVFGIPYIIAPMEAEAQCAFLENVKLTDGTITDDSDIWLFGGQTVYKNFFNQKKHVLQYLSERIEKSFNLSREQLVLLALLVGSDYTTGVAGVGPVTALEILASFPFNKKKLLSECSNKQALYQEIVTGLQDFKKWVKAGKRTDNVNLKKKLKNVTLADDFPSVRVVQAYLEPNVEKSEDKFTWGEIDITILRDYTKAKFGWSQNKLDEIIKPVLKRLVERKTQKTVHDYFKRKIDVETLEDQMSKRVKAAVQKMAPCPVINEETENNVTLKRKGKKSSNTNASSKAKRSKGGDELKNIHEIVKASTSNVTENKIDVIVPKTDRYQEIIPQRERDKQSLLQNKMKAIELFRKTKIDKRKKTTRRKLPVPKEKAELSESDSD; translated from the exons ATGCCcttgaaagaaaaatatgacTTACTTGTGGAACTAAAAGAAACGAGAAAAATGAATTCATGGGGGAAACTTCACACTTTACCAAAGAAAAGTGATAACTTCTCCAATTTTCAA CTGGAAAGATTACTGAAAAGAAGGAAATTACAAGAATGCCTGGAAGAAACCGAAAAGGAAATGGGTGATGGATGTATGTCTTTAAATGAATTAGAGTCACTACTTAATGAAGAAGGCATTGATACAAAAATTGAAAGTTTGCCCAGCCGTCGTATTGCTTCAAATAATACaactagatatttatttataagtaatgttCAACAAGCTTTAGCGGATGCAAAGCAAAGGGAAATTGATGctattaaacaaaaagaaacaagTGAACCTGGTGGGTCTGCACATACAACTCAACTAGACACAAATAAACCTGGAAGTTCTTCAGAAACTCAGGAAATAAAATCACCGAAGCATGATGAATTGGAAGATGATCTGCAAAAAGCTATAAAAATGTCAATGGAATGTATGGATGAAAGTGAAACAAGTGTTTGTGCTTCTAAAACTGATGAATCATGGACATCATTCTTATCAGATTCTGATTACAGTGATGATGAATGTGATGGTTTCGGACAGCCGGATATGTCATCAGCAAAAGCTTATATAAAGCAGTATAGTGACTTTACATATAAAGTGATTGATAATTTAGTTGCTcctaaacaaaaacttaaaaatagttcaaaagaaaataatattaataaaataatagaggaACTTGAACAAGAGAAAACAATTATTGAGGACAACATTACATTAATGTCTAGTGATGAAGGAGATGAAACagataataaagtaaagaattctgaacatttaaaattagaaactacaattcttgaaaatattaaagaagttgAATCATCCAGCAACAATGAGATACCCTCAAATTTAACAAACACTGAAAATTTTCAGATAGAGGATAAAGAAATGAATGACACACAAACATCAGTGATACTTGTTGAAAATTCTGAGAATCAAGTTATATCACTTGAGGATAGCTTAGATGATGTGTCAGAcacaaatgaatttaaatttcctTTAGAAAAAGATGATCATGAATTATCAAGTTCCAGTGAAGATGAATTTGAAGAAGTATCTGATAATGATCAAAAGCCCAATAAACCAACTATTGAGTTGACTCTTAATATGGGAGAAAAATtagaaaatgatatttttgcagatatatttgataaagaaaatgattCGGTCTTAAATGATGCAAACATCGCCAAAATTTCTGAATTAgatgaaacaaaaaacatatcaaaTGAATGTACTAACAAGAAAAatgatgaaaaattaaaaacaatacaagtaaataatGTACCCGCCCATCCTATTGAACCAGTACctcatgaaaaaaataaagaagataAAAAAACTACAAGCATTATTGAAAAGAGTGATTCATATGCAgctgttattaataaaacaactgTTGATAAAAACGACAATAAAACTACAATATCTGAAACCATAATTAGTGACTCAATTAAAAAACCGACTGCACctatgaaagaaaaaatatcaacCGAGAAACTCAACTCCATGGTGACTGAAATTGAAAATGAAGAAGAGGAACTTCTTCAAGAAAAAGGACGTTTGGACAGAATAGGTCGGAACATCACTGCAGAAATTACCAAAGACGCACAAGAGCTGCTTCAAGTTTTTGGCATTCCGTACATTATTGCACCAATGGAAGCAGAAGCACAATGTGCTTTTCTGGAGAATGTGAAACTAACTGATGGTACAATAACAGATGATAGTGATATATGGTTGTTTGGAGGCCAAACAGTTTATAAAAACTTCTTCAATCAAAAGAAACATGTTCTTCAGTATTTAAGTGAGAGGATTGAAAAGTCattta ATTTATCTCGAGAGCAGCTAGTACTGTTAGCGCTATTAGTTGGAAGTGACTACACAACAGGAGTAGCTGGGGTTGGTCCAGTTACCGCACTAGAGATACTAGCTTCCTTcccttttaacaaaaaaaagttactcAGTGAATGTTCCAATAAACAGGCGCTATATCAAGAGATCGTCACTGGGCTACAAGACTTTAAAAAATGGGTAAAAGCGGGAAAACGAACCGAtaacgtaaatttaaagaaaaagttaaaaaatgtcaCCCTCGCTGATGATTTTCCTAGTGTGAGA gtggTTCAGGCATACTTGGAGccaaatgttgaaaagagtgaGGACAAGTTTACATGGGGCGAGATTGATATCACTATACTAAGGGATTACACAAAGGCTAAATTTGGATGGTCACAAAATAAGCtagatgaaattataaaaccaGTATTGAAGAGGTTAGTTGAACGAAAAACACAAAAAACTGTTCATGATTATTTCAAGAGAAAAATAGATGTTGAAACATTGGAGGATCAAATGAGTAAGCGAGTTAAAGCTGCTGTACAAAAAATGGCACCATGCCCAGTTATTAATGAAGAAACAGAGAATAATGTCACACTAAAGAGGAAGGGTAAAAAAAGTAGCAACACAAATGCATCGTCTAAAGCTAAAAGAAGCAAAGGTGGAGATGAACTGAAAAATATTCATGAGATTGTTAAAGCATCTACATCTAATGTAACTGAGAATAAAATTGATGTAATTGTTCCTAAAACTGATCGATACCAGGAAATCATACCGCAAAGAGAAAGAGATAAACAAAGTctattgcaaaataaaatgaagGCTATAGAATTGTTTCGAAAAACTAAAATTGATAAAAGAAAGAAGACTACTCGAAGAAAACTACCCGTCCCAAAAGAAAAGGCGGAGTTGTCCGAAAGTGACAGTGATTAA
- the LOC124530993 gene encoding DNA excision repair protein ERCC-5 isoform X1, producing the protein MGVTGLWRLIEPAGKPVPVETLENKVLAVDISIWLHQMVKGYQDAKGAPVANAHLMGLFQRLCKLLYFRVKPVFVFDGGFPDLKKETIAKRQDNKSKYNSQSERLKRELALLLGKRTAINTLLGKQISPKKTKQTESNDDLFKLPALPEKEIESESESEDEQSTSTSSVDLHTIDLESENIKNMPLKEKYDLLVELKETRKMNSWGKLHTLPKKSDNFSNFQLERLLKRRKLQECLEETEKEMGDGCMSLNELESLLNEEGIDTKIESLPSRRIASNNTTRYLFISNVQQALADAKQREIDAIKQKETSEPGGSAHTTQLDTNKPGSSSETQEIKSPKHDELEDDLQKAIKMSMECMDESETSVCASKTDESWTSFLSDSDYSDDECDGFGQPDMSSAKAYIKQYSDFTYKVIDNLVAPKQKLKNSSKENNINKIIEELEQEKTIIEDNITLMSSDEGDETDNKVKNSEHLKLETTILENIKEVESSSNNEIPSNLTNTENFQIEDKEMNDTQTSVILVENSENQVISLEDSLDDVSDTNEFKFPLEKDDHELSSSSEDEFEEVSDNDQKPNKPTIELTLNMGEKLENDIFADIFDKENDSVLNDANIAKISELDETKNISNECTNKKNDEKLKTIQVNNVPAHPIEPVPHEKNKEDKKTTSIIEKSDSYAAVINKTTVDKNDNKTTISETIISDSIKKPTAPMKEKISTEKLNSMVTEIENEEEELLQEKGRLDRIGRNITAEITKDAQELLQVFGIPYIIAPMEAEAQCAFLENVKLTDGTITDDSDIWLFGGQTVYKNFFNQKKHVLQYLSERIEKSFNLSREQLVLLALLVGSDYTTGVAGVGPVTALEILASFPFNKKKLLSECSNKQALYQEIVTGLQDFKKWVKAGKRTDNVNLKKKLKNVTLADDFPSVRVVQAYLEPNVEKSEDKFTWGEIDITILRDYTKAKFGWSQNKLDEIIKPVLKRLVERKTQKTVHDYFKRKIDVETLEDQMSKRVKAAVQKMAPCPVINEETENNVTLKRKGKKSSNTNASSKAKRSKGGDELKNIHEIVKASTSNVTENKIDVIVPKTDRYQEIIPQRERDKQSLLQNKMKAIELFRKTKIDKRKKTTRRKLPVPKEKAELSESDSD; encoded by the exons ATGGGAGTCACTGGACTCTGGCGTCTCATTGAGCCTGCCGGCAAACCGGTGCCAGTAGAGACACTTGAAAACAAAGTCTTGGCCGTGG ACATTTCAATATGGTTGCATCAGATGGTGAAAGGTTATCAAGATGCAAAAGGTGCTCCAGTTGCCAATGCTCATCTTATGGGGCTCTTCCAACGACTTTGCAAATTACTTTACTTTCGAGTTAAACcagtttttgtttttgatgGAGGTTTcccagatttaaaaaaagaaactatt gCAAAAAGACAAGACAACAAATCCAAGTATAATTCTCAATCTGAAAGATTAAAACGTGAATTAGCACTTCTTTTAGGTAAAAGAACAGCAATCAATACCTTACTTGGAAAACAAATTTCaccaaagaaaacaaaacaaactgaAAGTAATGATGACTTATTCAAATTACCGGCATTACcagaaaaagaaatagaatCTGAATCaga aTCAGAAGATGAACAAAGTACAAGCACTTCCAGTGTAGATTTACACACAATCGATCTTGAATCTGAAAATATCAAGAACATGCCcttgaaagaaaaatatgacTTACTTGTGGAACTAAAAGAAACGAGAAAAATGAATTCATGGGGGAAACTTCACACTTTACCAAAGAAAAGTGATAACTTCTCCAATTTTCAA CTGGAAAGATTACTGAAAAGAAGGAAATTACAAGAATGCCTGGAAGAAACCGAAAAGGAAATGGGTGATGGATGTATGTCTTTAAATGAATTAGAGTCACTACTTAATGAAGAAGGCATTGATACAAAAATTGAAAGTTTGCCCAGCCGTCGTATTGCTTCAAATAATACaactagatatttatttataagtaatgttCAACAAGCTTTAGCGGATGCAAAGCAAAGGGAAATTGATGctattaaacaaaaagaaacaagTGAACCTGGTGGGTCTGCACATACAACTCAACTAGACACAAATAAACCTGGAAGTTCTTCAGAAACTCAGGAAATAAAATCACCGAAGCATGATGAATTGGAAGATGATCTGCAAAAAGCTATAAAAATGTCAATGGAATGTATGGATGAAAGTGAAACAAGTGTTTGTGCTTCTAAAACTGATGAATCATGGACATCATTCTTATCAGATTCTGATTACAGTGATGATGAATGTGATGGTTTCGGACAGCCGGATATGTCATCAGCAAAAGCTTATATAAAGCAGTATAGTGACTTTACATATAAAGTGATTGATAATTTAGTTGCTcctaaacaaaaacttaaaaatagttcaaaagaaaataatattaataaaataatagaggaACTTGAACAAGAGAAAACAATTATTGAGGACAACATTACATTAATGTCTAGTGATGAAGGAGATGAAACagataataaagtaaagaattctgaacatttaaaattagaaactacaattcttgaaaatattaaagaagttgAATCATCCAGCAACAATGAGATACCCTCAAATTTAACAAACACTGAAAATTTTCAGATAGAGGATAAAGAAATGAATGACACACAAACATCAGTGATACTTGTTGAAAATTCTGAGAATCAAGTTATATCACTTGAGGATAGCTTAGATGATGTGTCAGAcacaaatgaatttaaatttcctTTAGAAAAAGATGATCATGAATTATCAAGTTCCAGTGAAGATGAATTTGAAGAAGTATCTGATAATGATCAAAAGCCCAATAAACCAACTATTGAGTTGACTCTTAATATGGGAGAAAAATtagaaaatgatatttttgcagatatatttgataaagaaaatgattCGGTCTTAAATGATGCAAACATCGCCAAAATTTCTGAATTAgatgaaacaaaaaacatatcaaaTGAATGTACTAACAAGAAAAatgatgaaaaattaaaaacaatacaagtaaataatGTACCCGCCCATCCTATTGAACCAGTACctcatgaaaaaaataaagaagataAAAAAACTACAAGCATTATTGAAAAGAGTGATTCATATGCAgctgttattaataaaacaactgTTGATAAAAACGACAATAAAACTACAATATCTGAAACCATAATTAGTGACTCAATTAAAAAACCGACTGCACctatgaaagaaaaaatatcaacCGAGAAACTCAACTCCATGGTGACTGAAATTGAAAATGAAGAAGAGGAACTTCTTCAAGAAAAAGGACGTTTGGACAGAATAGGTCGGAACATCACTGCAGAAATTACCAAAGACGCACAAGAGCTGCTTCAAGTTTTTGGCATTCCGTACATTATTGCACCAATGGAAGCAGAAGCACAATGTGCTTTTCTGGAGAATGTGAAACTAACTGATGGTACAATAACAGATGATAGTGATATATGGTTGTTTGGAGGCCAAACAGTTTATAAAAACTTCTTCAATCAAAAGAAACATGTTCTTCAGTATTTAAGTGAGAGGATTGAAAAGTCattta ATTTATCTCGAGAGCAGCTAGTACTGTTAGCGCTATTAGTTGGAAGTGACTACACAACAGGAGTAGCTGGGGTTGGTCCAGTTACCGCACTAGAGATACTAGCTTCCTTcccttttaacaaaaaaaagttactcAGTGAATGTTCCAATAAACAGGCGCTATATCAAGAGATCGTCACTGGGCTACAAGACTTTAAAAAATGGGTAAAAGCGGGAAAACGAACCGAtaacgtaaatttaaagaaaaagttaaaaaatgtcaCCCTCGCTGATGATTTTCCTAGTGTGAGA gtggTTCAGGCATACTTGGAGccaaatgttgaaaagagtgaGGACAAGTTTACATGGGGCGAGATTGATATCACTATACTAAGGGATTACACAAAGGCTAAATTTGGATGGTCACAAAATAAGCtagatgaaattataaaaccaGTATTGAAGAGGTTAGTTGAACGAAAAACACAAAAAACTGTTCATGATTATTTCAAGAGAAAAATAGATGTTGAAACATTGGAGGATCAAATGAGTAAGCGAGTTAAAGCTGCTGTACAAAAAATGGCACCATGCCCAGTTATTAATGAAGAAACAGAGAATAATGTCACACTAAAGAGGAAGGGTAAAAAAAGTAGCAACACAAATGCATCGTCTAAAGCTAAAAGAAGCAAAGGTGGAGATGAACTGAAAAATATTCATGAGATTGTTAAAGCATCTACATCTAATGTAACTGAGAATAAAATTGATGTAATTGTTCCTAAAACTGATCGATACCAGGAAATCATACCGCAAAGAGAAAGAGATAAACAAAGTctattgcaaaataaaatgaagGCTATAGAATTGTTTCGAAAAACTAAAATTGATAAAAGAAAGAAGACTACTCGAAGAAAACTACCCGTCCCAAAAGAAAAGGCGGAGTTGTCCGAAAGTGACAGTGATTAA
- the LOC124530993 gene encoding DNA excision repair protein ERCC-5 isoform X2 gives MVKGYQDAKGAPVANAHLMGLFQRLCKLLYFRVKPVFVFDGGFPDLKKETIAKRQDNKSKYNSQSERLKRELALLLGKRTAINTLLGKQISPKKTKQTESNDDLFKLPALPEKEIESESESEDEQSTSTSSVDLHTIDLESENIKNMPLKEKYDLLVELKETRKMNSWGKLHTLPKKSDNFSNFQLERLLKRRKLQECLEETEKEMGDGCMSLNELESLLNEEGIDTKIESLPSRRIASNNTTRYLFISNVQQALADAKQREIDAIKQKETSEPGGSAHTTQLDTNKPGSSSETQEIKSPKHDELEDDLQKAIKMSMECMDESETSVCASKTDESWTSFLSDSDYSDDECDGFGQPDMSSAKAYIKQYSDFTYKVIDNLVAPKQKLKNSSKENNINKIIEELEQEKTIIEDNITLMSSDEGDETDNKVKNSEHLKLETTILENIKEVESSSNNEIPSNLTNTENFQIEDKEMNDTQTSVILVENSENQVISLEDSLDDVSDTNEFKFPLEKDDHELSSSSEDEFEEVSDNDQKPNKPTIELTLNMGEKLENDIFADIFDKENDSVLNDANIAKISELDETKNISNECTNKKNDEKLKTIQVNNVPAHPIEPVPHEKNKEDKKTTSIIEKSDSYAAVINKTTVDKNDNKTTISETIISDSIKKPTAPMKEKISTEKLNSMVTEIENEEEELLQEKGRLDRIGRNITAEITKDAQELLQVFGIPYIIAPMEAEAQCAFLENVKLTDGTITDDSDIWLFGGQTVYKNFFNQKKHVLQYLSERIEKSFNLSREQLVLLALLVGSDYTTGVAGVGPVTALEILASFPFNKKKLLSECSNKQALYQEIVTGLQDFKKWVKAGKRTDNVNLKKKLKNVTLADDFPSVRVVQAYLEPNVEKSEDKFTWGEIDITILRDYTKAKFGWSQNKLDEIIKPVLKRLVERKTQKTVHDYFKRKIDVETLEDQMSKRVKAAVQKMAPCPVINEETENNVTLKRKGKKSSNTNASSKAKRSKGGDELKNIHEIVKASTSNVTENKIDVIVPKTDRYQEIIPQRERDKQSLLQNKMKAIELFRKTKIDKRKKTTRRKLPVPKEKAELSESDSD, from the exons ATGGTGAAAGGTTATCAAGATGCAAAAGGTGCTCCAGTTGCCAATGCTCATCTTATGGGGCTCTTCCAACGACTTTGCAAATTACTTTACTTTCGAGTTAAACcagtttttgtttttgatgGAGGTTTcccagatttaaaaaaagaaactatt gCAAAAAGACAAGACAACAAATCCAAGTATAATTCTCAATCTGAAAGATTAAAACGTGAATTAGCACTTCTTTTAGGTAAAAGAACAGCAATCAATACCTTACTTGGAAAACAAATTTCaccaaagaaaacaaaacaaactgaAAGTAATGATGACTTATTCAAATTACCGGCATTACcagaaaaagaaatagaatCTGAATCaga aTCAGAAGATGAACAAAGTACAAGCACTTCCAGTGTAGATTTACACACAATCGATCTTGAATCTGAAAATATCAAGAACATGCCcttgaaagaaaaatatgacTTACTTGTGGAACTAAAAGAAACGAGAAAAATGAATTCATGGGGGAAACTTCACACTTTACCAAAGAAAAGTGATAACTTCTCCAATTTTCAA CTGGAAAGATTACTGAAAAGAAGGAAATTACAAGAATGCCTGGAAGAAACCGAAAAGGAAATGGGTGATGGATGTATGTCTTTAAATGAATTAGAGTCACTACTTAATGAAGAAGGCATTGATACAAAAATTGAAAGTTTGCCCAGCCGTCGTATTGCTTCAAATAATACaactagatatttatttataagtaatgttCAACAAGCTTTAGCGGATGCAAAGCAAAGGGAAATTGATGctattaaacaaaaagaaacaagTGAACCTGGTGGGTCTGCACATACAACTCAACTAGACACAAATAAACCTGGAAGTTCTTCAGAAACTCAGGAAATAAAATCACCGAAGCATGATGAATTGGAAGATGATCTGCAAAAAGCTATAAAAATGTCAATGGAATGTATGGATGAAAGTGAAACAAGTGTTTGTGCTTCTAAAACTGATGAATCATGGACATCATTCTTATCAGATTCTGATTACAGTGATGATGAATGTGATGGTTTCGGACAGCCGGATATGTCATCAGCAAAAGCTTATATAAAGCAGTATAGTGACTTTACATATAAAGTGATTGATAATTTAGTTGCTcctaaacaaaaacttaaaaatagttcaaaagaaaataatattaataaaataatagaggaACTTGAACAAGAGAAAACAATTATTGAGGACAACATTACATTAATGTCTAGTGATGAAGGAGATGAAACagataataaagtaaagaattctgaacatttaaaattagaaactacaattcttgaaaatattaaagaagttgAATCATCCAGCAACAATGAGATACCCTCAAATTTAACAAACACTGAAAATTTTCAGATAGAGGATAAAGAAATGAATGACACACAAACATCAGTGATACTTGTTGAAAATTCTGAGAATCAAGTTATATCACTTGAGGATAGCTTAGATGATGTGTCAGAcacaaatgaatttaaatttcctTTAGAAAAAGATGATCATGAATTATCAAGTTCCAGTGAAGATGAATTTGAAGAAGTATCTGATAATGATCAAAAGCCCAATAAACCAACTATTGAGTTGACTCTTAATATGGGAGAAAAATtagaaaatgatatttttgcagatatatttgataaagaaaatgattCGGTCTTAAATGATGCAAACATCGCCAAAATTTCTGAATTAgatgaaacaaaaaacatatcaaaTGAATGTACTAACAAGAAAAatgatgaaaaattaaaaacaatacaagtaaataatGTACCCGCCCATCCTATTGAACCAGTACctcatgaaaaaaataaagaagataAAAAAACTACAAGCATTATTGAAAAGAGTGATTCATATGCAgctgttattaataaaacaactgTTGATAAAAACGACAATAAAACTACAATATCTGAAACCATAATTAGTGACTCAATTAAAAAACCGACTGCACctatgaaagaaaaaatatcaacCGAGAAACTCAACTCCATGGTGACTGAAATTGAAAATGAAGAAGAGGAACTTCTTCAAGAAAAAGGACGTTTGGACAGAATAGGTCGGAACATCACTGCAGAAATTACCAAAGACGCACAAGAGCTGCTTCAAGTTTTTGGCATTCCGTACATTATTGCACCAATGGAAGCAGAAGCACAATGTGCTTTTCTGGAGAATGTGAAACTAACTGATGGTACAATAACAGATGATAGTGATATATGGTTGTTTGGAGGCCAAACAGTTTATAAAAACTTCTTCAATCAAAAGAAACATGTTCTTCAGTATTTAAGTGAGAGGATTGAAAAGTCattta ATTTATCTCGAGAGCAGCTAGTACTGTTAGCGCTATTAGTTGGAAGTGACTACACAACAGGAGTAGCTGGGGTTGGTCCAGTTACCGCACTAGAGATACTAGCTTCCTTcccttttaacaaaaaaaagttactcAGTGAATGTTCCAATAAACAGGCGCTATATCAAGAGATCGTCACTGGGCTACAAGACTTTAAAAAATGGGTAAAAGCGGGAAAACGAACCGAtaacgtaaatttaaagaaaaagttaaaaaatgtcaCCCTCGCTGATGATTTTCCTAGTGTGAGA gtggTTCAGGCATACTTGGAGccaaatgttgaaaagagtgaGGACAAGTTTACATGGGGCGAGATTGATATCACTATACTAAGGGATTACACAAAGGCTAAATTTGGATGGTCACAAAATAAGCtagatgaaattataaaaccaGTATTGAAGAGGTTAGTTGAACGAAAAACACAAAAAACTGTTCATGATTATTTCAAGAGAAAAATAGATGTTGAAACATTGGAGGATCAAATGAGTAAGCGAGTTAAAGCTGCTGTACAAAAAATGGCACCATGCCCAGTTATTAATGAAGAAACAGAGAATAATGTCACACTAAAGAGGAAGGGTAAAAAAAGTAGCAACACAAATGCATCGTCTAAAGCTAAAAGAAGCAAAGGTGGAGATGAACTGAAAAATATTCATGAGATTGTTAAAGCATCTACATCTAATGTAACTGAGAATAAAATTGATGTAATTGTTCCTAAAACTGATCGATACCAGGAAATCATACCGCAAAGAGAAAGAGATAAACAAAGTctattgcaaaataaaatgaagGCTATAGAATTGTTTCGAAAAACTAAAATTGATAAAAGAAAGAAGACTACTCGAAGAAAACTACCCGTCCCAAAAGAAAAGGCGGAGTTGTCCGAAAGTGACAGTGATTAA